One genomic window of Parasteatoda tepidariorum isolate YZ-2023 chromosome 9, CAS_Ptep_4.0, whole genome shotgun sequence includes the following:
- the LOC107447235 gene encoding tRNA:m(4)X modification enzyme TRM13 homolog isoform X1 has protein sequence MSKRSAEEENVCSFFLSRKKKPCRMKTQDGMSFCPHHSHLDTEQDPVKGIRIPCPFDPSHFCYESKLQKHLKKCNAREKEKPEYYVENINLDLESSKKSKLSLNDVSDEELLELIKRVETLYESLDIVTSETTSMHPTLEREMEVTDDGLNTFKHLKQQGSLLEVMEKQNFLKNSSCFVEFGAGKGQLMYWIIKCASDAENTAFILVDRSAQRHKSDNKFKGTEILLQRIRIDIQHLHLGKIPTLKDKLNRVVGVSKHLCGAATDLAIKCMANTLEQDSDGAKVKLKAFGLLMALCCHHRCSWDSYIGKQYFENFKLSEREFQLLCCMASWATCGLRKTALEHHSETTAKENEEIPEDNVLNRYKKLNLSHEEREVIGMKCKRLIDAGRVLYLQKEGYEVELITYTDKSVSLENVALLATHKES, from the exons ATGAGTAAACGATCGGCTGAAGAAGAAAATGTGTGTTCATTTTTCTTATCTCGGAAAAAGAAGCCTTGCCGAATGAAAACTCAAGATGGGATGTCGTTTTGTCCTCATCATTCACATTTAGATACTGAACAA gaCCCTGTTAAAGGCATCAGAATTCCATGCCCGTTTGATCCTTCTCA tttttgttatGAATCCAAGCttcaaaaacacttaaaaaagtGTAATGCAAGAGAAAAAGAGAAGCCT GAGTATTAtgtggaaaatataaatttagatctTGAAAGCTCTAAAAAATCAAag ctGAGTCTCAATGATGTGTCTGATGAAGAACTACTTGAATTAATCAAAAGAGTAGAGACTTTATATGAAA GTTTGGATATCGTTACTTCAGAAACTACCTCTATGCACCCAACTCTGGAGCGAGAAATGGAAGTGACTGATGATGGGCTAAATACATTTAAGCATTTAAAGCAACAAGGTTCTCTTTTAGAGGTCAtggagaaacaaaatttcctcaaaaataGTTCGTGTTTTGTGGAATTTGGAGCtggaaaag gTCAATTAATGTATTGGATCATCAAATGCGCCTCTGATGCAGAAAATACTGCTTTTATATTAGTGGACAGATCTGCTCAAAGGCATAAG AGTGATAATAAGTTTAAAGGAACAGAAATCTTGTTACAAAGAATAAGGATTGACATACAACATTTACATCTTg gtaAAATTCCAACTCTAAAAGATAAGTTAAACAGAGTAGTTGGAGTGTCAAAACATCTTTGTGGAGCTGCAACAG atttagcTATCAAATGTATGGCTAATACATTAGAGCAAGACAGTGATGGTGCAAAAGTAAAActaaa AGCTTTTGGCCTTTTGATGGCCTTATGCTGCCACCACCGTTGCTCTTGGGACAGTTATAttggaaaacaatattttgaaaattttaagctcTCAGAAAGAGAATTTCAGTTACTTTGCTGCATGGCTAGTTGGGCCACTTGTGGATTAAGGAAAac tgctCTAGAGCACCACTCAGAAACTACAGctaaagaaaatgaagaaattccAGAAGACAATGTTTTAAACag gtataaaaaattaaatttaagtcacGAAGAAAGAGAAGTTATTGGAATGAAGTGTAAAAGACTTATTGATGCAGGCAGAGTTCTATACTTGCAGAAAGAAGGTTATGAAGTAGAACTGATCACCTATACTGATAAATCAGTATCATTGGAAAATGTAGCTCTTCTAGCAACCCATAAAGAAAGTTGA
- the LOC107447235 gene encoding tRNA:m(4)X modification enzyme TRM13 homolog isoform X2 — MSKRSAEEENVCSFFLSRKKKPCRMKTQDGMSFCPHHSHLDTEQDPVKGIRIPCPFDPSHFCYESKLQKHLKKCNAREKEKPEYYVENINLDLESSKKSKLSLNDVSDEELLELIKRVETLYESLDIVTSETTSMHPTLEREMEVTDDGLNTFKHLKQQGSLLEVMEKQNFLKNSSCFVEFGAGKGQLMYWIIKCASDAENTAFILVDRSAQRHKSDNKFKGTEILLQRIRIDIQHLHLGKIPTLKDKLNRVVGVSKHLCGAATDLAIKCMANTLEQDSDGAKVKLKAFGLLMALCCHHRCSWDSYIGKQYFENFKLSEREFQLLCCMASWATCGLRKTEHHSETTAKENEEIPEDNVLNRYKKLNLSHEEREVIGMKCKRLIDAGRVLYLQKEGYEVELITYTDKSVSLENVALLATHKES, encoded by the exons ATGAGTAAACGATCGGCTGAAGAAGAAAATGTGTGTTCATTTTTCTTATCTCGGAAAAAGAAGCCTTGCCGAATGAAAACTCAAGATGGGATGTCGTTTTGTCCTCATCATTCACATTTAGATACTGAACAA gaCCCTGTTAAAGGCATCAGAATTCCATGCCCGTTTGATCCTTCTCA tttttgttatGAATCCAAGCttcaaaaacacttaaaaaagtGTAATGCAAGAGAAAAAGAGAAGCCT GAGTATTAtgtggaaaatataaatttagatctTGAAAGCTCTAAAAAATCAAag ctGAGTCTCAATGATGTGTCTGATGAAGAACTACTTGAATTAATCAAAAGAGTAGAGACTTTATATGAAA GTTTGGATATCGTTACTTCAGAAACTACCTCTATGCACCCAACTCTGGAGCGAGAAATGGAAGTGACTGATGATGGGCTAAATACATTTAAGCATTTAAAGCAACAAGGTTCTCTTTTAGAGGTCAtggagaaacaaaatttcctcaaaaataGTTCGTGTTTTGTGGAATTTGGAGCtggaaaag gTCAATTAATGTATTGGATCATCAAATGCGCCTCTGATGCAGAAAATACTGCTTTTATATTAGTGGACAGATCTGCTCAAAGGCATAAG AGTGATAATAAGTTTAAAGGAACAGAAATCTTGTTACAAAGAATAAGGATTGACATACAACATTTACATCTTg gtaAAATTCCAACTCTAAAAGATAAGTTAAACAGAGTAGTTGGAGTGTCAAAACATCTTTGTGGAGCTGCAACAG atttagcTATCAAATGTATGGCTAATACATTAGAGCAAGACAGTGATGGTGCAAAAGTAAAActaaa AGCTTTTGGCCTTTTGATGGCCTTATGCTGCCACCACCGTTGCTCTTGGGACAGTTATAttggaaaacaatattttgaaaattttaagctcTCAGAAAGAGAATTTCAGTTACTTTGCTGCATGGCTAGTTGGGCCACTTGTGGATTAAGGAAAactg AGCACCACTCAGAAACTACAGctaaagaaaatgaagaaattccAGAAGACAATGTTTTAAACag gtataaaaaattaaatttaagtcacGAAGAAAGAGAAGTTATTGGAATGAAGTGTAAAAGACTTATTGATGCAGGCAGAGTTCTATACTTGCAGAAAGAAGGTTATGAAGTAGAACTGATCACCTATACTGATAAATCAGTATCATTGGAAAATGTAGCTCTTCTAGCAACCCATAAAGAAAGTTGA
- the LOC107447235 gene encoding tRNA:m(4)X modification enzyme TRM13 homolog isoform X3 has protein sequence MQEKKRSLLEYYVENINLDLESSKKSKLSLNDVSDEELLELIKRVETLYESLDIVTSETTSMHPTLEREMEVTDDGLNTFKHLKQQGSLLEVMEKQNFLKNSSCFVEFGAGKGQLMYWIIKCASDAENTAFILVDRSAQRHKSDNKFKGTEILLQRIRIDIQHLHLGKIPTLKDKLNRVVGVSKHLCGAATDLAIKCMANTLEQDSDGAKVKLKAFGLLMALCCHHRCSWDSYIGKQYFENFKLSEREFQLLCCMASWATCGLRKTALEHHSETTAKENEEIPEDNVLNRYKKLNLSHEEREVIGMKCKRLIDAGRVLYLQKEGYEVELITYTDKSVSLENVALLATHKES, from the exons ATGCAAGAGAAAAAGAGAAGCCTGTTg GAGTATTAtgtggaaaatataaatttagatctTGAAAGCTCTAAAAAATCAAag ctGAGTCTCAATGATGTGTCTGATGAAGAACTACTTGAATTAATCAAAAGAGTAGAGACTTTATATGAAA GTTTGGATATCGTTACTTCAGAAACTACCTCTATGCACCCAACTCTGGAGCGAGAAATGGAAGTGACTGATGATGGGCTAAATACATTTAAGCATTTAAAGCAACAAGGTTCTCTTTTAGAGGTCAtggagaaacaaaatttcctcaaaaataGTTCGTGTTTTGTGGAATTTGGAGCtggaaaag gTCAATTAATGTATTGGATCATCAAATGCGCCTCTGATGCAGAAAATACTGCTTTTATATTAGTGGACAGATCTGCTCAAAGGCATAAG AGTGATAATAAGTTTAAAGGAACAGAAATCTTGTTACAAAGAATAAGGATTGACATACAACATTTACATCTTg gtaAAATTCCAACTCTAAAAGATAAGTTAAACAGAGTAGTTGGAGTGTCAAAACATCTTTGTGGAGCTGCAACAG atttagcTATCAAATGTATGGCTAATACATTAGAGCAAGACAGTGATGGTGCAAAAGTAAAActaaa AGCTTTTGGCCTTTTGATGGCCTTATGCTGCCACCACCGTTGCTCTTGGGACAGTTATAttggaaaacaatattttgaaaattttaagctcTCAGAAAGAGAATTTCAGTTACTTTGCTGCATGGCTAGTTGGGCCACTTGTGGATTAAGGAAAac tgctCTAGAGCACCACTCAGAAACTACAGctaaagaaaatgaagaaattccAGAAGACAATGTTTTAAACag gtataaaaaattaaatttaagtcacGAAGAAAGAGAAGTTATTGGAATGAAGTGTAAAAGACTTATTGATGCAGGCAGAGTTCTATACTTGCAGAAAGAAGGTTATGAAGTAGAACTGATCACCTATACTGATAAATCAGTATCATTGGAAAATGTAGCTCTTCTAGCAACCCATAAAGAAAGTTGA
- the LOC107447235 gene encoding tRNA:m(4)X modification enzyme TRM13 homolog isoform X4 → MQEKKRSLLEYYVENINLDLESSKKSKLSLNDVSDEELLELIKRVETLYESLDIVTSETTSMHPTLEREMEVTDDGLNTFKHLKQQGSLLEVMEKQNFLKNSSCFVEFGAGKGQLMYWIIKCASDAENTAFILVDRSAQRHKSDNKFKGTEILLQRIRIDIQHLHLGKIPTLKDKLNRVVGVSKHLCGAATDLAIKCMANTLEQDSDGAKVKLKAFGLLMALCCHHRCSWDSYIGKQYFENFKLSEREFQLLCCMASWATCGLRKTEHHSETTAKENEEIPEDNVLNRYKKLNLSHEEREVIGMKCKRLIDAGRVLYLQKEGYEVELITYTDKSVSLENVALLATHKES, encoded by the exons ATGCAAGAGAAAAAGAGAAGCCTGTTg GAGTATTAtgtggaaaatataaatttagatctTGAAAGCTCTAAAAAATCAAag ctGAGTCTCAATGATGTGTCTGATGAAGAACTACTTGAATTAATCAAAAGAGTAGAGACTTTATATGAAA GTTTGGATATCGTTACTTCAGAAACTACCTCTATGCACCCAACTCTGGAGCGAGAAATGGAAGTGACTGATGATGGGCTAAATACATTTAAGCATTTAAAGCAACAAGGTTCTCTTTTAGAGGTCAtggagaaacaaaatttcctcaaaaataGTTCGTGTTTTGTGGAATTTGGAGCtggaaaag gTCAATTAATGTATTGGATCATCAAATGCGCCTCTGATGCAGAAAATACTGCTTTTATATTAGTGGACAGATCTGCTCAAAGGCATAAG AGTGATAATAAGTTTAAAGGAACAGAAATCTTGTTACAAAGAATAAGGATTGACATACAACATTTACATCTTg gtaAAATTCCAACTCTAAAAGATAAGTTAAACAGAGTAGTTGGAGTGTCAAAACATCTTTGTGGAGCTGCAACAG atttagcTATCAAATGTATGGCTAATACATTAGAGCAAGACAGTGATGGTGCAAAAGTAAAActaaa AGCTTTTGGCCTTTTGATGGCCTTATGCTGCCACCACCGTTGCTCTTGGGACAGTTATAttggaaaacaatattttgaaaattttaagctcTCAGAAAGAGAATTTCAGTTACTTTGCTGCATGGCTAGTTGGGCCACTTGTGGATTAAGGAAAactg AGCACCACTCAGAAACTACAGctaaagaaaatgaagaaattccAGAAGACAATGTTTTAAACag gtataaaaaattaaatttaagtcacGAAGAAAGAGAAGTTATTGGAATGAAGTGTAAAAGACTTATTGATGCAGGCAGAGTTCTATACTTGCAGAAAGAAGGTTATGAAGTAGAACTGATCACCTATACTGATAAATCAGTATCATTGGAAAATGTAGCTCTTCTAGCAACCCATAAAGAAAGTTGA
- the LOC107436252 gene encoding tigger transposable element-derived protein 6, whose translation MTTGIFNEWLVKFDEDMKRKKRKILLLIDNCSPHNEPPKLECIHIEYFPPNCSSILQPLDQCIIKVVKGKYRTQLLRRMLVQIGNKEAITKPDVKQAMDMIAGAWKDISQKVICNGWKKANLISAIDNETVNEINDVIINLQPSWEHVTKETSVPNEVSLDDFLTADDDARTCEALTDNDIVRMIQENKQKSLSDSSDDECPEENNVSTASQALANLEAVKRYLSAQKNFSDTLFEHVHNLENFLISTGSKSFVQKKITDYVSA comes from the coding sequence ATGACGACTGGAATATTTAATGAGTGGTTGGTTAAGTTTGATGAAGATATGAAacgtaagaaaagaaaaattttgcttcttattgaTAATTGTTCACCCCACAATGAGCCACCAAAATTGGAATGTATTCACATCGAATACTTTCCTCCTAATTGTTCGTCAATTTTACAACCTCTTGACCAGTGTATAATTAAAGTGGTAAAGGGAAAGTATCGAACACAACTTCTGAGGCGTATGCTTGTGCAAATCGGAAACAAAGAAGCAATTACGAAACCAGATGTAAAGCAAGCAATGGATATGATTGCTGGAGCATGGAAAGACATTAGCCAAAAAGTCATCTGTAATGGATggaagaaagcaaatttaatttcggCAATTGACAATGAAACAGTCAATGAAATTAATGATGTTATCATCAATTTGCAGCCTTCATGGGAACATGTGACAAAAGAAACATCAGTGCCAAACGAAGTCAGTCTAGACGATTTTTTGACTGCAGATGATGATGCTAGAACATGCGAAGCTTTGACAGACAATGATATTGTACGTATGAttcaagaaaacaaacaaaaatcacTTTCGGACAGCAGCGATGATGAATGTCCAGAAGAAAACAATGTATCTACAGCTTCACAAGCCTTGGCCAATTTGGAAGCTGTAAAGAGATATTTATCAgcacaaaaaaacttttcagataCTTTGTTTGAACATGTgcataatttggaaaattttttaatttctactggttctaaatcatttgttcagaaaaaaattactgattatGTATCTGCCTAA